The Hirundo rustica isolate bHirRus1 chromosome Z, bHirRus1.pri.v3, whole genome shotgun sequence genome contains the following window.
TTTCACTGACACAGTCAATCAAGTATCAACTAACCCGCATTAAAAAGTCACATATGTGTATTTTGTACATTGCCTACAAAACAAATACAGATTTCAGTATTgcagcaaattttttttttgttttgtacatctattaaaaaaacccaaaaaaccccccaaaaaccctgAACACATAATATAGCTGATCAGACAGTGGTAATACAAACACTGAGTATTATTACAGGAGGCTGATAATAAGCTGAAATTGAAGAACTAAATGGTCAGAACTATTTATGTTAGTGTTCAGTGGCTGGTATGAGGAAAAggtttacattttatttcttcaaggGACAGATGTAGTCACTTTCTTCCAACCAGCGCCCAGTGACAGTGTACAGTCTGATGAAAGGCTAAATGACAAGGACTAAGTTAATTTATTCTGTATGGACGTTaataactaaaataaataagtttcatttcagttcacagtaactttcagaaaaaaataattcagtaaaaAGTGTTAAGCTGACAATTGAGCAAAGGTAAGTAACAGTGAGTTAACAGAATGGTCTACTTTTAATACATGatgaggaaagaagcaaaaaaaatccctatagTATAATTAATATAGACTATAACTATACTACACAACAATCAATCATAATaattttgctgggttttgccTTCCACAAAGATGCTGACTCATTTGTGATCTGCTAGTAACTGAACAGATTGcttaatttctctgtttgtttctgtttgccTACACAACAATGATCAGGTACATTTAAGTGACCACAAAACAGAAAGATATTATGAGCaaagcataaaatatttatatgaaaattgCAACTTTAAACATTTCCCCTATTTTTATTACAAACTTCAAAATAATCACATTGAAGTATCAGAATACACTCTCTACTTAAGTATTTTTGTATGTACAAAATTCAGTAACACAATATTAATACCACTGGATGCATCTATATAGTTATAAAAAAGATCCATGTAGAAGCCTTTCTAAACCAAACTGTCTTTCATGATGTCTCAATCACTGTGTTTACAGTGGTTCAGAGATCCTTTAAATAACAAATCCATTTCTAAATACTCTTACGTAAAGTGGAAAAACACTCCAAAcaacagaaagcaagaaaataccTCACTAATCTTCTCTTCAGATGTCTCATCTCGGTTATTTCTGAATTCTTCATTTATCTTTTGTCTTGCAGCTAAATAAAGTAAACAAGAAACTAAAGTGTGaacaaaaattgtattttgaattCGTTGCTGCCCCGAAGTTAAGAACCTTAAGTCCTTTATGGCACCTTTGTGGGGCACTCTGATCAAAGTATTTCAGTGTAAGATTTCCATGTAATTCACGATGTCACATTTTAAACTGACTAgtatacaaataaaataagattCCCAATTTAGCATTCTGAATTGCATACATAAGGTAAAAAAGCAGGATTAATCCCTTGAGGAAAAACCATACATAGAGAATTAATCAGTACAGCTAACCATGCTCTGGCTGGACTGaagagaagttaaaaaatgaaagaaaatacagaaaaatatctccCAGGAagataaagaacattttaaaaatagagatgGTTCCTGTCCAAAATATGTGTCTATGTGTTGGGTGCTTGAATctaaggacttttttttttaaaaaaaaaaaaccaaacccacaccaaaaaaacaaaacaaaaaaacaaaacaaaaacacacacagacacacacacacacacacacaaaaaaaaaaccccaccaaccaaccaaccaaccaaccaaccaaaacccaacacccACAccacaaaacaagcaaaaaaaacccccaaacaacaaattAAAGGCTATCTGGTTATGGACACAATAGTTTTCCCAATTATTACCTGAATGTATGGGTGTAATTTGAAGAAAGATTATGTTAAGAATTCTCTTTCTCTGTATTCTGAGAACAAACTTCCACGAAATACAGGTAAGCAAGCACACACCACACAAAACAAGTATCTCACCTTCAAGGGCTTTGGtatcatttttaaaaactacttgCCGTGTTCTGTGTAACAACTTAAAAAGCTTCAAAACCTGCCAAAACAACATCAATAGAATTAACTTATTTGCTAGCAGGAATGTTAGTTAAAATGAACATGttacaaatgaaaatgttttggcTGAAATTTCATGTTCTTTCCATTTAGTACAGAATTTGATGTGGAATTAGTATCTAAGAGGCTTTACCTAAATTCCTGATTCCACTTGCCACCAAAGCAGATGTGACATCATCAGAATCTTAGGTCTGGGTATTTCAAATTACCCTAACATGCTGGCACCACAATCCTAAGTAATTATTTGGCATGATGGGAATATAATCCTGAAAATACATGGACATAAGCAATATTTATTGTGCCAATGTCAAACAGACCCAACAGAAGTGCAATAACTCTAGAAGTCAAGTTACTTGAAGGCATTATCAAGGTTACACCAGTGAATATTCTCCAGCTATTGaaaaagatagaaaaagaaatggctGAAGTACTCTCGCATAAAAATCTTCCACACACGGTGTGGCAAAACGAATGCAAATACTTCCCTTAAATACAACTGCCAGGTCAGCAAATGAAAActtcagtaaaagaaaacacTCAGAAAGTTAGGATTTACaatgcagagaagacaaacCTGAATATGTATGAAAAGCAAACCCCCTGAGAATCACAGCTCACAGTCATGTGGGTTTGATTCATCATTCATACAGTCTGTAATGAATTAGAGAAATCCTCAAGTCCTTATGAGACTTTTTTGGTGTTTGCCACAGACTGAAAAGAATCTCTGACAAGtatcagaaaaacattttcttgataACAATATGCCTTTCGAAGCTTCTTCTagtattccaaatattttttagaaggGTATAGAAGATACACAGGATTATAAGTCAGAAAAAACTCAGCAAATGAACAGAGCCATTTTGCCTTTAATTGCACCATTCCCTAGATGGGTGAATCTGTGGAAAGTAAACTCACAGAatcaaaacacaacaaataaaCTTCTTCTTTTGGAGATATTTCAATCACCTAAAATTTTCTATGCCATAATATATATGACATCTCTGGAAATGGCAAGTTAATATTACAAGCGGTTTTATGTTGAACATATATATGGTAAAACCTGAGGGTTTTTTATGGTTATTTTGAACAATTTGATGAGCCATTTTCAGGCATATTCCTACCCTTACAGCAGTGTACAGCTTCCTCACgaggagagaagaggaagggcAGACACTGATATCTTCTCTCTGGTATCCACTGACAGGACCCAAGGgcatggcctgaagctgtgtcagaggATACTTAGGCTGGGTATCAGGAGaaagttcttcacccagagggctGGGTGAAGTTGGGCACTGGAGCACACTCttcagggaagtggtcacagcaccagcctgacagagttcaggaGGGTTTTGCAAAACTCTCAGGTTCAAGGTATGACTCCTGGAGAGGGTCCCGTGCAAGACCAGGAGCCGGACTCCATCACTCTTGTGGTTCCCTTCGAACACAGGATATTCTCTCATTCAATTTCTGCAACCCCCTCCTGGAAACTTTTCACCACACCAGTCACAAGTAGCTGTATTAGATGGTCTTGATCAAGATACATTAATGCAAACACCTCTGACCACTACAGTCACCTGCTTTAACAGAGAGCTCCGCGAATACTTGTCGACTGTACTCCCCAAACTAGGCTTCAAGACACTCCTCAAAGAGGTACCGACAAGACATTACACCGTAGTAATGGAAGGGTTTATTAATTTCTaggtcctttttttcccctatcttACTCTCACGAGACGCGCTTTTGACCTATTTTAACCTCTGTTTATCGCATCTCGCTTCCTTTTCCCACAATGGCCTTTGCCTGCAAGCcgctattttattttacctaGTTTTTTGTCCTTGTCCTGAA
Protein-coding sequences here:
- the LYRM7 gene encoding complex III assembly factor LYRM7 isoform X1 yields the protein MREYPVFEGNHKSDGVRLLVLHGTLSRSHTLNLRVLQNPPELCQAGAVTTSLKSVLQCPTSPSPLGEELSPDTQPKYPLTQLQAMPLGPVSGYQREDISVCPSSSLLVRKLYTAVRVLKLFKLLHRTRQVVFKNDTKALEAARQKINEEFRNNRDETSEEKISELLKIASDVEVILRTSVIQAVHTDSDKIVLIPRKDLLQDNTPYLDKPTKKQES